In the genome of Balneolaceae bacterium, the window TTCCCAATAGCCGTCGGGCCAAGCGGATGTGTAACCTAAAAAATGCTTCAATTCATTAGAGCCAACAATAGCTTTCTGAATTCAACTGACAAACGGGTTCATTCACTAATTTTCGAGGAGTGCTACTACTTCGCTATGACCGTTATTCCTGGCAAAATCTGCGGCTGATTCACCATCAGAATCCAGTAAGCTGACATCAGCATTGTAATCGAGCAGAACTTCAATGACTTCAACATTTCCCTCGGCTGCTGCATACATCAGCGGCGTCCATCCTTCAACAGAATCTTTGATATTGGGATCGGCTCCGTTTTCAAGCAGAAGCTCAACCGTTTCGGGAAATGGGCCGCTTGCAGCAAACATCAGCGGAGTGCGTCCCTCACTGTTTTGATTTTGAACCACTGCTCCCTGCTCAATCAGAAATTCAACAA includes:
- a CDS encoding ankyrin repeat domain-containing protein; the protein is MMKNILLYTFTLLVLLAGCSSNDRSEQSQSTTSQTEPQNRTTYTAEDLRNASLQGDLDQVRQIVDSGVNIEEGDQLERTALMFASFNGHSEIVEFLIEQGAVVQNQNSEGRTPLMFAASGPFPETVELLLENGADPNIKDSVEGWTPLMYAAAEGNVEVIEVLLDYNADVSLLDSDGESAADFARNNGHSEVVALLEN